In Saprospiraceae bacterium, the sequence TATGTCCGCCTGCAAATTGTATTGATAAGAGCCCAATAAGACGCCCTGATCCAGTTGCATCACCACAGTATCTATGATACCTCTGCCAGGTCTTTCTATAATTAATTTTGGTTCCAGTCCATCTGCATTTTGATCTTGGGTGATCAGCTTGAGGAGCAGGGCATGTTTGTTTCTTTTGGCGAGAAAATAATTTTTAGTAACGACCGGATCGGGGTCTATCCATAATATATTTAGTTTGTCAGGGTCAAACGATTTGAGCGCTGAGCTGACAGTGCCATGTTCGAGTTTCCAGGTGTTTTGCTTTAAGAAAAATGAATCCAGTGGGAGCTTTTTGTAATCTTCCGATGCCAGTGGTGAGATGGAACCGGTTTGTTCAAAAGATTTGGAGGCAAGTTTTTCAGCGATTAAGACCGTAGTCTGTTCTTTGCGGGCTTTGACCCAGGGATCCAAAAGTTCTTTTACCGGAAGCGTCGTAACGCCGGAAAATATCTGTGCCTGATATTGCGCCATGACTTTTAAAACTACAGAATCGGTAGTAAGAATTTCCTGGGGCCTGAGCTCAATCATGGTGGTGACAGACTCCTTGGATTTTATAGACAGCAGCGTATCGGCTATAGTATAAGGTATCTCCTCTTGCAAGATGATATTTGGCTTGATATCAGACAAATTGCCACTGCTGATGTTTTTAATACTCAAAGGCACAGAGATGACCGGAAGGCCATGATCCAGCGTTTTCCTCAGCACCGGAACACCAAAAGCAAACTGAATCCTGGATTGGTCGGAAGGTAAAAACTCAACGGTCTTTTCGATAGAATCCAATCTTTGGTTTTTGCCATCCAGCAAGATTATTTTGACTTGATGGGATCCTATGAGCTCAGACTCTCTGTAATAAGGTATATTGAACACATCCTCTTGAAGGGACGGATTTAGAAATACATCGTAGGCTACTTTTTCTCCGTCGATATAAACTATGAATTTGGGAAATCCGGCTATCCGGTCTTTTGTTCTTTGATAGGACAATTGAAAAGTGGAAGATTCGGTATATCCTATCTTACCATCACCGTTCTCGTCCAGCACCTTTAATTCTTGCATGCGTAGACCCGGCACCATCATCTCTGATTGATCTTCGATGGTGGGGATTTCCATGACCCAGGCATCCTGGCGATCTGCTTCCCCTGATGTAGTAAAAGCTCCCAGGATCAACCTCTGATCGCTGGATAATATCATGCTGGTGATTTCATTATTTTGTTTTCCTCCCCATAAATATTGATCTCCTATAGGCTTTAATGATGAGGCATCTATCTGGACCATCCAGGCTTTAGATCTTTTAGCTCCACCACGGAGATGAGAGTAGGTCTTGCCTCCGATGTAAGCTTTATCATCAGGTGTCAGGACAAAGGAGGTAAATACATCATCATACCGCCCTCCGAGATTGGTCTTGGCCTGTATAGCCCCATCTTTAAGGCTGATCTTCATGATATATGCATCTTCACGCGTGCGAGCGTCATTATAAGATCCACCTAACCAGGCCACCCAATTATTTTCAAGTGCGATCGCTTTGGCAGCTCCATAATATTTTTGGCCTTTTTTAGCCCAGAGTTGCACACCACGGTCGTTGTATAAGGCGTACCAGGCTAAATCATCAGCCAAAGCCACTCCTGCCACCAGGAAGGTAGAATCAGAAACCGCCTGTATGGTATTTAATTCGACTGATGCAGGGATGATATTAAGCCATTCAATAGAATCATTATGATATTGCGCTATGACAGCTTTTCCATTGTCTTGTCCGATTACTATTGATTGCCGTGGTCTTAATTCTATTATGTCTTTGTAATACCCGTCCATAGTAGATGCGATCACAGAGTATACTGGGTTGCCGTTTTGATCGATTTTTCTTAAGGTGGGAATTTTATGGGTTTTAAAATTCCCTGCAATCTGTACATATCCAACATAGATTAGTCTGCCATCATAGGTACCCGTCAAACCAAGAGCCCGGTCATCTTGTTCTGATCCAAAATTTCTTTCTACGATTTTCTTTCCATCGGCATCCACAATAAAATAATATTGGTCTTCCTTTTTGTACAATTTGGAGGTAGTGAAACCCACGGCGGCGATTCGGCCATCCGGAAGCTGAGTGATATCCATGATTTCCTCCTGACCTCCGCCTCCCAATAAACTAGACCAATCGAGCACCGGAGTTTGGTACACCTGGGCGCGCGCGATGAACGGCAAAATGCAGCAAATGATTATCAATAATCTCATAGCGAGTGGTCAAATTTAACGAGAATACTCTGTATGTGCTGATACCATAATGATCTATGGCAAAATAAACCCGAGCCCCAAACTATAATCAATGAATGCAGAGTAAATTTTTACTTATTCTTCTTGAACCAGAGACGGCGGTGATTATATACCTGCCTGATATCCAATCGCTTGTATTTATAGTAGCCTGAGTTTGACCTGGTGTCAATGTTTGAACTGAGACTGTCCTGCCATTTTGATCTGTAATTCGAATGGAAGTAGGGAGATTATCCGGCACATTGTTATTTAAAGTAAGGTGTAGTACTTCTGATACCGGGTTGGGATACATGGATAATTCTATAAAGGAGGCCGCAATCACTTTATGCGTCAATGCAGGCTTAATTTCCATTTTTATATCAAAATACCATCCTTGTTGGTGAATACCTTCCGGATTGATAGCATTTGGATCAATCGTAAATAGGTTTTTAGCATTCATCGCTTTGGTTGTTTTGAAGCGTATTAATAACAAAGTATCATTATCTTTTACAAATCGGCCACCATTTGACCTGGAGTCGTACCATAGTGTCCTGAGCACATGGTCATTGATTGAATAATTGCTTACAGTAAAATCCGGCAGAGCAGGCGCCATCACCTGTTCAAGTTGGATATCAGGGTTCAGATTTAATGCAAATTGGAAAGCAGAGATATTATTAAACTGCCTGGTATAGACAGGCAAAGTGTATTCCGTGTTGGCCATTAAATTTTGGTCTTGCAAAGCAAGTATAAAATAGGTGGCTGCTCTGGACTCCAGGGAAGGAGTCAGCTGTCCGGTCCAATCCAAACTGACATCTCCAGTCTTGATACCGATAAAATCAAGTGTTATTTTATTCGATTTCAGGTTTGGCAAAGAATAGGCTATGGGATAATTCTCAGCCAGCGGGTTGAGCGGGTTTTTGAATTTATAATCTTTTGGGATAAATTGCCATACAGGAGTTTTGCCAAAATTTGGCACGAACCCCAGGATCAAATCCCTGATCAGTACCATATCCTGGACGCTAATCGTCAAGTCACCATTGACATCTGCGGCAATAATCTGGTATGGAGTTGGCAATAATTGAATCTGGAGCAAATGTTTTTTGATTAATACTATATCCATGACACTAAGGCCACTAGCATACGAATCAAACTTAGAAGCACTCACTGTATAGTTGATACCGGGTATAAGATCTTTGATCAGGTAGCGGCCACTCAGGTCAGTCAATGCGGTTGATTGATTGGCGCTTACTAAGGTGTTGGGGATTGGTGTGTTATTGGCAAGTATGACTTTACCAGAACATTCTACCAGGTTTTGAATACATACCTTACCATCTATCAAGGCCGGTCTGATAGGATCACCTAGCGGGGTGGAGCTTATAAATTCAATTGTTAAAAAAGAGTCATCAAATCGAATATCAGTGCATTGGCCGTGTTCACCCGTCAAGGTCACATAAAGGCTAAATATTTTTCTCCGCCCATTAAAAGAAAGCCCCGACTGTAACGGGCTAAACCACACTACCCCTACCCGATTGTCATTCTTCACCTGTATGTCATTTCTATTTAAATCATTAAGTCCAAGATTGCCTACGGAGTCGATCCTGAAAAGGGATGGATTGGAGAATGACATAGAAAATTGAAAACCCAGGATATTGTAAAAGTCAGATGCGTATACCGGTATCTCTATGGATTGGCCCTTAAATCCTTCGATCATAGTGGTCTCCAGGGTGAGTTGGTTGTTGTACAATTCCAGGACGAACACATTATTTAGTTCAGCACACTCATTCAATTTATTTAAAGGATCAATCTTGATGATCAAAAATCGATATCCTGTGGCCACCACGGAATCTTTATTGACGATACTAAATACTTCGCCCGGTTTAATGACCGTCAAGGGTGACACTCCCAATAGTACATCCTGTATCCTTTTATCTTGTGCATCAATCACCTGGTCATTGGATAGGTAACTTTGGATAGTGACATTATCTTCCTCAGAGGCTGTCGCGCCTTGAAGGTTGGCATCTTGATTGCCGATATTACTGATATTGATGGCATATCGGATTCCTTTTGATATATCGCTCAGTATGCTGGCGTTGGTGATTTTTAGATCCGGACATTGTGCAATCGCTGCACCTAATGTCAAGCTCATAATCAAAGTAAAAAGTACTTTCATGTTGTTTATTTTTGTTTTGTGAAGATTATTGTGAACACAGGTATATTGCAGGATATGCCAGATGTTAACAGCGCCGGTCTTTTTTATTTTTTACTTTGATTGCTAACATTTTACCAGAATCGCTATATATGAAGGATTACATGTCAGATACACAGATGATTCAGGCTATTCAGTCTGGAGATTCTGAGGGAATAAAACAATTGTATCATCAATATTTTAAAATGATAGCAGACCTGGTGATTAATAATAGTGGATCAAAAGAAGATGCAGAAGACATCTTTCAGGAGACTTTGGTTGCATTTATTACTAAAGCGAGAGGTACTGATTTTAAGTTGACCTCCAAACTGAGCTCCTATCTGTATGCCATCAGCAACAATATGTGGCTCTATAGACTGAGGAAGATCAAAACCGGTCCGTTCGTACTCAAAGAAACTATGGAAGTAGCTGATATGGAGGACACAATACCTGAGATCATGGTGTTTGAGGAAAAACATGCATTGATAGCCAAGCTGTTTGACAAAATCAGCGTGGAGTGTCAAAAGATTCTTTCAGGATTTTATTTTGACGGAAAAGCACTTAAGGACATTGGCCATCAAATGAACTATACGGAGGGCTCTATACGAGTCAAGAAATCCAGATGTATGGATGGTTTGAAAAAACTCGTAGAAGAGCATCCCGATTACCTTCAATTAATTGAAAAATGAATCAAAAAGAATTACTCAATAAATACTTCCAGGATGAATTGACTCCGAATGAAATGACCTCTTTTGAGACATTTTATAATAAGGATGAGCAGTTTAAAAAAGAGGTTGATTTTCATAAAAGTGTGATAGCGGGTATCAAGATGGCTGGTATCGATAAAATCAGGCAGGAAGTAGCTACCATTCATGACGAAATAATGCCTTCCATTTACTCGGAGTTAAATTTTGAATCAGATCTTTCCAGGTCACTACAACTTAAAAATCAAGAAGCAATACGTAAAGAAATCCAACAGGCTACTAAAGGATTGGCTGGCACCAGGGTCGATTCTGAGGAAAAAGTGATAGGTAGTCCCCAGGCTAAAATAATTTCACTCCGAGCATGTAGGTCCCTCTCTATTGCCGCCTCTATTTTGCTCATACTCAGCCTGGGGATTTACTTTGTCAATAAACGCATTTCTCAAGACTCCAGCTGGGGGGTGGCCATGAGCAAGGCTTATGAATCCATCAGGTTAGGCTCCAATACTGCTGGCCTGGCAGATCCTAATCAATCTATCAGAACACACCAAAGAAGGGTGTTTGATTTGATAGATCAGCACCAATTTGACAGCGCCCGGCGAGCAAACCTGGAGTATTACCTGGATATACCGAAGGATGCTGGGTTTTACCTCAGTGAGGGACTCATCGATTACAAAGCCGGGGATATCAAAAGTGCAAAAAAGGCTTTTGACAAAGGTGAACAGCTTGGGGATCGATGTTTGTGTCGACTACTTTCAGCATTTACACAAGGTGAGCATAATAAAGCCACCCGAGATGTTATAAATGATGTAAAACAAAACCCAGCCTGTCAATCTTCTGAAATCGTAACTTCGATTCTGAGCCAGCTATCATTATGAGAGCCTGTACTATATTTCCAGTATTCTTTATCATTCCTTTTATCGCTTTTGGTCAAACGAGTAAACAGGCTTTGGTCACCGAAATATTCAATAGAATGTGTGCTGAACTAGAAGTACCTGAAGGAAGAAGACCCAGACTGGTTATTAAAAACGAAACTGGTACTGGAGCTTCTTATTCAAAACTATCCCACACCATCAGCATTGATAAAAAGTTGTTAGAAAGTTTTACTGCTTTTAAAGAACTGGAATCAAATGCCATCGCCTTTGTCGTGGGTCATGAGCTTTGCCATGCACTTGAAAAAGATAGACATGATACTCATTTTCTTGCTTATGACCAATCGCAGGGGGCCACGTATCTCAACGAACAAAATGCTGATATTCAGGGCGCGTTTCTAGCCTATATTTCCGGCTATAATTGTCTCCCCTTGATTGCCGAGACCATTGAAGTATTGTACAGTCAATATCACCTGAGTCCGCAACTAAAAGGATACCCAGATAAGTCAGAACGCATCGAGTCTGTTTTGTTGGTGCGAGAGCAAGTTGAATCCCTGATAGCACTTTTTAAAGCTGCCAACTTATTATTATTGGCCGAACACTATTCAAGCGCGGGATCAATTTTTGAAAAAATATCCCAATACTATCCCTCACCAGAAGTCAACTCCAATATTGCAGTCTCTTATATCCTGGAGGCCATAAATCTCGGGGCATATAATTATTTTAAGTATTCCCTGCCCATTGAAGTCAGTTGGAATCTTCGCCTTGAAAAACCAGGACTTGATCCCGGACAAAAGGACTATGAGCCGGAAATGATCAGAAAAAGAGAACTTTTATTCAAAAAAGCTGATATACAACTCAAAAAATCCCTGGAGTATAATCCAAATTCCTTTACCCTTTGGAACAATCTCATTTGCCTGAAAATACTGGCAGATGAGCTGGAGTTTGCAAAACAGATGATCAAAGAAATTGAAGTCAAGTTTGCCTCAAAAAGAGAAAGAGAACAACTCCAAATGTTATCGGGAACGATATTATTGATTGAAAATAAACGAAATGAGGCTGTCAGGAAGTTTAAAGGTATAGAATCGGCCTGGCTGAAGGAATTAATCAATAGGAACTTAGGTATTATACCCAATCCTTCACCAGCTTGCTACCCGGAGATTGTTGAGAAACCTGTTGGATTCAACGATCCTCTTTTGCAGCAGAAAAAAATTCGCCTCGATACGATTGATTTATATTGGAATCGAGAAGCATATAAGATAGTAACGCCATCTTCTTCGACCGAATTTGCAATGGTGTCAGTAGTCAACCGCTTACAATGTGCTCCACTCAAAGCCCTTGATAACAGGGGAATGCGGTGGTCAGGGGGAATATTGTCTATCAAAAATCCTGCTACCAGGGATCAGGTGTTCTATACCGTAAAAAAATGAAAAGGATCACAAGCGGTATTTGATGAGCAAACTATTAGAGGCCGTTTATCTTCCAATAGTTACTATATTTATACCAGAGATTGTATTAGATGAAACACCTTTTATTGGTAATTCTGGCACTATCGGCATCTATTTGTTTGTCACAACAGCTGCCCGATTTTGGATTATACCGTGAATATCAATCCTTTCTAAACCCGGCCTCCCTGCCCCATGATTATTTTAGGGAAGACCTTAACGCTCAGATCGGGCTCTCCTACCGTAGCCAATGGAATAGATTTGGTGACGGTTCACCGGTCACAGGCATATTGCATGGTACGTATATCGGTGATCAAAGCACTACAAAACTGACCTTGGGAGGAAACCTGATATTTGATAAAACCGGCCCTATAAATTATTTGGGTATGAATGCCAAGATAGGAGTGCTTTTTTCCGAGGATCCCTTATATGGTGGATTTTCGGCCGCCTTGACGATTGGATTGAAACAGATGAATATCCAGAAAGATAAACTCCGGGCCCAAAACCTTCCGGAGATCCTGGCTTCTATAGATGTGTTCAAGAGCTACACTCCAGACATAGGTATTGGCATTTATTATCACGCCCGCCTGGCCAATGAAGACAATTTCTATACCGGCTTATCCATGCCACAACTTTTTTCAATCAATGGGTTAAATTCAACAACCAATGCCAATATCACTGCACTTCCGCATTATTATGGCATGGTAGGGTACATCAAATATCTCAACGATTATAGTTTTTTGGAGACTACCGGGTGGGTGAGATATATTCAGAATGTACCCATCCATATCGATGCCAACTTAAAATATCAATTGGATCAAACTTTATGGCTGGGAGTAGGAGCCTCCAATTCAAAAGTCATTCACCTCGAGGCAGGGGTAGTGTTATATTCCAATATTGGGTTGGAAACCCCTATTCGCATCAGCTATTCCTATGAAGACGGGTTCAATGCCATAGCCAACCCATTTGGCAATACGCATGAGGTGAGTTTGTCCTATGCCTGGGACACCCGGAGGTAAGCGTGATAAAAAGCCTTTAACGATTTTAGATGAGGCTGATAGGAAGCCCATTTTAGGATAGTAGTTACTGTCGCCATGATTATAAAGCAATTAATCCAAATTTCAGCCTGGTTTTTAGCGAAAAGGACCATTGGAAGTCCATTGGTTCAAAGCAGGGTACCTTAAGCAATTTAAACTCATCACAAAGAATGATAAAAAGGTATTTTGTGTTATTCCTTAGCCACTCCTACAAATAAAAAAACCTGCAAATATCTCATTTACAGGCATTTATACAAAAACAAAAGTAGCTCCGAAGGGAATCGAACCCCTACCACTTGATCCGAATTCAAGTATTCTATCCATTGAACTACGGAGCCTCCTATTTTCGCTGCAAATCTAAGACTTTTAGCTTGTATTGCGAATGCAGACTTCACTTTTACATCGGAGATTGAACTGTAAAAAATTTTAAGCCGACTAAAATCAAGCTCATTTCATAATATTGCAGGCAACTACATGATGGCAATATTGGATATCAGGTTTGACCGGGAAGAGGAAACTGTCAGGAAAATCCTCGAGCTGCAAAGAAAAAACTTAAGGAAAAACCTGAGCCAGGCAGAAGCTGCATCCCAGGGATTTGTATTTGTGGAGCATGACTTTGGCACCCTTTCGAAGATTTGCAGCGAAGAGGCACCCGTCGTAGCCTATGATGGGCAGGATCTGGTGGGCTATGCAATCTGTATGAACAAAATTTTTTCTCAACAGGTACCCGAACTAAAGTTGTTTTTTGAACAGCTGGACCACCTGGTAGTTAATGGTCAGAGCCTTGGGGAGCAAACTTATATAGCTTGTGGCCAAATTTGTATTGCAAAAGCTTATCGTGGCCAAAACCTCATGAGCCGACTTTATCGGCATATGCAGAAACTCAATGTTCGGTATACGTATTGTGTAACTGAAATATCCACTCAAAACATCCGATCTTTGCAAGCACATCAAAAAGTAGGATTTAGACCGATCATGCAGCATGAAGGAGATGACGCAGAGATATGGGAAATCGTACTTTGGGAATGGAATTCTTAATTGTAAAAAATAGTTCAAATGAGCCATAAATCAAATCATACTTCAGAAGTATTACCAGAACTCCCGGAAATGGAGGGTTACCGTATCGTCATTGTCAATACTGCCTGGAACAGGAAAATCACTGAAAAGCTGGAAGTGGCGGCAATCAAAACCTTGTTAAAAGCTAAGGTTTTGAAAAATGATATCTCTGTCGTGACCGTACCCGGAGCTTTCGAATTGGTATTTGCTGCCAAAAGAGTGATCAAAGCGCTGGATCCACATGCCGTCATCTGCCTGGGCTGCATCATCAAAGGCGAAACCCCACATGATATATACCTCAGTGAAGCAGTATCTCAAGGCATCATGCAGCTGAATATTGACAAAGGAGTACCCGTGATATTTGGAGTATTGACTACAAACAATATGGATCAAGCTATGGACCGTGCCGGGGGTGAACACGGAAATAAAGGCGCTGAGGCCGCATTGGCAGCTTTGCACATGGCTTATTTTAATGAAAAAATATGATGCTTAAGCCCATCCTGGCAGGTACACTTAAATTAGATGGAGGTGCAATGTTTGGGGTAGTGCCCAAAAAAATTTGGAGCAAACTCATGCCTCCTGACGATCAAAATCTATGTACCTGGTCGATGCGCTGCCTGTACATCGAAGATGATGGGAAAAAAATACTAGTCGATACCGGTTTAGGGAACAAGCAAGATCCAAAGTTTTTAGCGCATTATGAACCTGCTGGAGATATTTTGATTTCGGATGCATTGCGAAAAAATGGGATTTCACCTGATGAAATCACCGATGTCATTTTAACTCATTTGCACTTTGATCACGTAGGCGGTGCTGTCTCCAGGACAGCAGATCATCAACTCCAGCTCGTATTTAAAAATGCCAATCACTGGGTGCTCGAAGCTCAATGGTTGAATGCGCTCCAACCCAATCAGAGAGAAAAGGCTTCATTTCTTTCGGAAAATATTCGACCCCTTTCTGAAATAATCAAATTTATTAATGGAACCCAAAATTTCAAAAATATAGAATTTGTTCGGGTAGATGGCCACACGGAGGGCATGATATTGCCGTTGATCCATCTTGACCAAAACAAAAAGATTTTATATACCGCCGATCTTTTCCCATCGACTCATCATGTCCACCTACCCTTTATCATGGCTTATGATATGCAGCCACTCGTCACCCTCATGGAAAAAGAAAAAGTATTAGAAAGGGTATACGAGGAAAACATTGCATTATTTTTTGAACATGATGTACATAACGAAGTCGGCATCGTCAATAAAAGTGCTGCCGGAAAATTCTTTGTGTCCAATACAATGTCTCTGGATGAGTGGCTGTCAAAATCGGATGAAATCATCTAACAAAGTACCCAAGGTATGCTGGGTAGTGGGGTCCACAAGCTGATTCTGAGCATTGAGCAAGGATTCGATTTTTGAGATTGGGAGGCGATTTGGAAAAACGATCATATTCATATACATCAGGATACTGGTCAGATGGTCCATGCCCCGAAGATTGCCTGCTCTACCAGAAGCGACCCCAATCAGGCAGGCTTTTTTGTGATAAAATGAATCCCTGGCATCTTTTACAGAGCATGCATCAATAAATAACTTAAGGATGCCGGGGAAACTGCCGTTGTATTCAGGGGCGATAAACACCATTTTGGTAGAAGGGATCAGCAAAGTATCTTTTATATGAGTGATCTCCGCTGAAATCGTATCCTTTTCATACATCGATACAGATTCAAACGCATTCATTTTTATATTAGTCAAGTCCAGCAGTTCAACCTTTTCCTCGTAGCGAGATTTACTGTATTCAAATACAAAGTCGCTGATAGGTTTACTTTGACTGGCCTGGCGGTTGGTTCCATGTATGATGAGCAGCATAAATATTCAAACAAACATAGCCAGGTTTGGTTCTAAAAAAAATAATTATTTAACGAGTCGGTCGTGCCACATGATTTATCTTTATCCGACCATGATACCCTCTGATACCTTTAAAACGATCCATCTTCCCGCTACCGGAATCTATAAAGAAAAAGGCAGTTCATTCATCAGCTATATTTATCCTTTGTTGGATGAGTCAAAAACAAAACCCATACTCGCTGAATTAAAAAAAGAACATGCAAAAGCCCGACATATATGTTATGCTTATCAGTGGGGACCTGACCCGGATTACACCCGTCACCAGGACGATGGAGAACCGAGTGGTACCGCCGGCAAACCTATCCTCGGCCAAATCAGAAGCCATCAATTAGAAAATGTACTCCTGGCAGTAGTGAGGTATTTTGGCGGTACGCTGCTGGGTGCTTCAGGATTGGGCACGGCTTACAAATCAGCTGCATTGGATGCCACTCAACATGGTGAAATCATCACCTTATCCCGCAATGTCTATTTTAAATTGACCTATTCTTATCCAATGGAAAAATATCTGGTTTCCTGGATAACAAAAATGGATGGTCTGGCTTTGGAAAAAGCATATGCTGAACAAATTAGTTCTGTAATATGCTTTCCGATTTCAACAAAAGAAATGATTTTACCCTCTTTGGACCGACATCACACAGAGTATCAATGGCCTGAACAAATACAGTGTGAATACCTAAGAGAAGATCGACACTAACGAATCAAAGTAATGTCACCATGCAAATATATTTTCTCTAAGGTCTGGGGACATTCGGCTTCTATCAGGTAAACATAGACGCCATTGGGTGCAACCTGGTTATGAAAAGAACCATCCCAGCCAATATCCAAATCATAGGTTTCAAATACAAGATCCCCTACCCGATCAAAAATCTTAAATGAAAGGATTTGATCAGCTGCCTTAGGGATGACATATAAAATATCGTTGATGCCATCCTGATTTGGGGTGAATACATTAGGCACTGCAAAAAAATCAGAGACAACGCAAGACTCCACGATATCTACCCAGACAGTTTGTTCGAGTATGCATGCTGTCGCGGGATCCAGAATCGTGAAAACATATTGGTGGCTGCTATCGCCGAAAAAAACAGGACCCGGACAATCTGTGCAAGACAAGTCTGTGCCCGGAAACCAAGTATAGACATATTGCGTGCCCGGATTAAAATTTCTATTGATTTTAACAGGAAGGTTGGCAATGGCATTGAAACGAATGGTGTCCTTGATGTTTACAAAGTCTATTACATTCAATTGGATTTGCTGCGTATCCGCTTGACAGGTTTTATTGCGGGCAATGACTTGATACAGACCTGATTGTTTGGCCAATACTTCAATGGTGGAGGTATTTTGGCCGGAAACAATATTAGGACCTTTCCACTGGTAGCTATCGGCTTCGCCGATCACACCTAATGACACGATATCATTGGGACAGACTGTGCGATCCGGCCCGTCTATGGAAGTAGTTAATAATACATTTATTCTGAAAGTATCAGTCACCATACAAAGGTCCTCCTGATGGGTCACAGTATAGGTGATAGACTTATCCGGAATAGACAAAGGCTCATCAGCGCCCTGATTATCCAGAAAATCACCCGGTCCCCATCTGACCATAGGGTAATTAGATTTTAACCTGACTTGTGAGCCAATACAAATTGTAGTATCTGCCGGGCCGGCAACGATCCTGGCAGAAAGCACATTGATTCGAATCGTATCAGATACCGGACATCCCTGGCTAAGTGCTTCTAAAAAATAAGCAGATGATCCCAGGGGCCGGAGAATGGGGTCCGTACAGTTAGTGCAGGATATGCCTGATGCCCCAGTCCATCTGGCATTT encodes:
- a CDS encoding MBL fold metallo-hydrolase; amino-acid sequence: MMLKPILAGTLKLDGGAMFGVVPKKIWSKLMPPDDQNLCTWSMRCLYIEDDGKKILVDTGLGNKQDPKFLAHYEPAGDILISDALRKNGISPDEITDVILTHLHFDHVGGAVSRTADHQLQLVFKNANHWVLEAQWLNALQPNQREKASFLSENIRPLSEIIKFINGTQNFKNIEFVRVDGHTEGMILPLIHLDQNKKILYTADLFPSTHHVHLPFIMAYDMQPLVTLMEKEKVLERVYEENIALFFEHDVHNEVGIVNKSAAGKFFVSNTMSLDEWLSKSDEII
- a CDS encoding 6,7-dimethyl-8-ribityllumazine synthase: MSHKSNHTSEVLPELPEMEGYRIVIVNTAWNRKITEKLEVAAIKTLLKAKVLKNDISVVTVPGAFELVFAAKRVIKALDPHAVICLGCIIKGETPHDIYLSEAVSQGIMQLNIDKGVPVIFGVLTTNNMDQAMDRAGGEHGNKGAEAALAALHMAYFNEKI
- a CDS encoding NAD(P)H-dependent oxidoreductase; this translates as MLLIIHGTNRQASQSKPISDFVFEYSKSRYEEKVELLDLTNIKMNAFESVSMYEKDTISAEITHIKDTLLIPSTKMVFIAPEYNGSFPGILKLFIDACSVKDARDSFYHKKACLIGVASGRAGNLRGMDHLTSILMYMNMIVFPNRLPISKIESLLNAQNQLVDPTTQHTLGTLLDDFIRF
- a CDS encoding YigZ family protein, yielding MIYLYPTMIPSDTFKTIHLPATGIYKEKGSSFISYIYPLLDESKTKPILAELKKEHAKARHICYAYQWGPDPDYTRHQDDGEPSGTAGKPILGQIRSHQLENVLLAVVRYFGGTLLGASGLGTAYKSAALDATQHGEIITLSRNVYFKLTYSYPMEKYLVSWITKMDGLALEKAYAEQISSVICFPISTKEMILPSLDRHHTEYQWPEQIQCEYLREDRH